A window of Bacillus sp. DX3.1 genomic DNA:
TTAATGTACCTGATATTTCTTCATCCTCTTTCACAGCCATTTTAGCCTCATAACTTAGCGCAATCATTTTATCTGCATATAGTTGAAACTTTCTTCCCGCTTCAGTCAAAAAGAGACGCTTACCTAGTCGCTCGAATAATGGTGTACCCAGTTCCGCCTCTAATGCTTTTATTTGAGCAGTCACACTCGATTGAGCAAAGTTTAATTTCTTCGCAGTCTGCGTAAAGTTTAAATTTTCTGCAGCAGTTTTAAATGTAATTAATTGTTTTATCTCCAATGCCATTCCCTCTTTTCAATCGATATTTCCGATTGATTTCATCGAAATAATCCTCTTTGTTGATTGATATATATATTGTAAGATAAGAATCATTAACAAACAATATTAACACACGTTACAAATTGGAGGTATTTCATATGAAAGCACTTTGTTTCAAGGAATTCGGAAATGCTGATGTATTAAAATATAAAGAAGTGTCAGACCCAATTATAAATCCGAATGAAATTCTTGTTCGCACAAAAGCGATTGGCTTAAATTTTGCTGATATATATAGACGTAGAGGTGCTTATCATCTCGCAGGAAAACCACCTTATATATTGGGTTATGAAGGGTCGGGAATTGTAGAGCAAATAGGTAGCGAAGTAACTAACGTCAATATTGGCGACCACATTGCATTTGCAGATGTCCCATTTGCAAATGCGGAACTCGTAGCTGTTCCTATGGAAAAAGCGATTCCACTACCAGATGGTATTTCGTTTAAAATAGCTTCTTCTGTTTTACTGCAAGGATTAACAGCACATTATTTAACCAAAGATAGTTATGAAATAAAAATAGGCGACACAATTCTAATTCACGCAGCAGCTGGAGGAGTTGGTCAACTTCTCATTCAAATTACTAAAATGCTTGGCGGAAAAGTTATTGGTCTCACCTCTTCTCCGCAAAAAGCTGCAGCAGCTTATTCAGCTGGAGCAGACCATGTATTTTTATATGAAGGACCATGGCCTGAAAAAGTGATGGAAGTAACAAGCGACCGAGGTGTAGATGTTGTGTATGAGTCAGTAGGTTCTACATTATCAGATAGTTTTCAAGTTACAAGAATCGGTGGCACGGTCGTTTTTTACGGGATGGCTGGAGGAGACCCTGCTCCCGTTGATCCACGAATGCTTATGGATACTTCTAAAACATTAACTGGCGGAGACCTTTGGAACGTTTTGACTACCTATGAAGAACGAGAAAAACGCTCAAAACAATTATTTGACTGGATTACTGCTGGAAAATTAAAAATTGCAGATCCTACTACTTTTTCTTTAATGAATGGTGCTGAAGCACACCGATTGTTAGAAAGTCGAAAGAGTACAGGGAAAATTTTATTGCTACCATAAAGTGAAACTTTAATCAGTGGGGTTTTCTTTATCCCCCACTGCTCGTAAAAGCCCTCACCTATCTTCTTGACTTCCTGCCCAATTTTGAGGTAGGGTACTACTGCCTGCGAATAGCGGGATAAACCATCTGTAATTAGTGATTCCTCAAAGTGCTGTTTTGTGTATTCGCTTAAAGAAAAGTAAGTGAAAAACTAAAATCGGTAAAGATTTCTTCAAAAAGAAGAGTAGGTAAGGTACTTGAGGGTATTCTAGTGAAATATACTATGATCTTGAAAATTTTTGCACCAGAACCGCTTTAACTCACTATCTAATACATGATAAAAAAAGAATCCAATGGGAGTGCTTCTTTTTTCACATCAGTAAGACTTTCTAGATAATCCTAACTATAGTTTTTAAAACATTTGTTTATAAATTTTCTCAATGTAAAGAGTACGTATATTTCCAGTTTATTTATTCAAAATTATAAACTATTAATTTACAATAATTTAAGAACCATATAACAAGAGAAAATGTATGAATAATATTCTATAGTAAAGGAGTCTATAAATGAAAAAAGCATCTTCCCTCTTCATGACTGTATCGTTATGTATATTTATATCTGCTTGTTCCAATCAAACGAAATCTGAAACAGAAGTAGAATCTGAATCTAATAAGGTTCCCGTGACGTCTCAACCCAATGTAGGGATTAGGCCTTATACAGAACCGTTATCTCAAGTGGGTCAAGAAGCAAAACATCCGCTCGGAACATTTATTTTAAAGCAATTAAGTGAACCAAATACAATGATAGAAGCGGGACCACTTCATATTCAAGTAGAAAGAATTAAAGTTACTCAGAGTACAGAAGTAAGCGGAATTGGAAAATACAACCTAAAAGAACGAGGATTAAGTACAGAGCAAATGAATGCAATACAATTAACAACCACTTTAGAAAATACTTCAGATCAAGCACTGGATTTGGAAAAAGGACCCTTCAAAACACTTATTTTAAGTAATGGAGAACAAGTAGATGTGTATAAAATGAGCGCAGATCCAAAAAATCGGACCTTACAAGCAAAGGAGAAAATGAAGCTCACACTCATCTGCTTCTTATCTCAAGTTCCAAACGATTTAAAATACATAAAGGTGATTACAGACGCGGTACGAGATCAACAAACCAAAAGTGAAGTGAGCCCTTTAACAAATACGGAGATTACCATGTAAACAAGAAAACAGCCTAATGAGGCTGTTTTCTTTTATTTTTTAATTAAAAACTACAGTATCCAACAACTGGTTTAGACGAACCTGTTTTAATGAAATAATCAGGAGCATAGCCATAGTTAAAACTGCCACCGTAACCATTATCATCTACATAATCCCAAACTTTACTTCCCATATAGGATTCGCCATTCACATAGCAATATAACCAAAGGTTAGTCCCATCTGGAATATTACTTTGAGTCCGTGTACCATTTATTGTTGGTGTCGTACGAATATCCAAACCAGAACCAGTTTTTTGTACCGGATAATAAGCAGCCTCTGTTACCGTTTGACTTGCAAATAAAACTGAACCTGCTACTGCTACTGAAGCAATGGATAATGCAACTTTTTTAAACATGTGTTACCTCCTAATAAATTATATTTTATTGCATATGGGGAATCCCCCTCATACCTATCAAATAAAAATTAGTCTTTACTCAACCTTGGTAAGCATGAGGGGGAAACCTCTAAAATAAATAGTTCTCCTATAAATTAAAAGAGTTTATTGTTAAAAACAAGAATAAAAATTAATATTTTCATATTTATCAACTTTTACATAGCAAACTAGAAAACCATTCATATATACATTCCATATCCTATCTGCATACAAAAAAGAGCTTAATAGAATTTTTCTAAAATGGATAAATCAACAAACTGATTTACATTCTTTACATACAAAACATCCAAACTCTTATTTGTTGTTTTCAAACCATGCTTGAAACGTTTCTCGAGACTGTTCTCCTAAAATTCGATTCATTTCTTTCCCGTTTTTGTAAGAAATAATTGTAGGTGTCCCTTTTATTTGAAACATATCCCACCCCTGTTGATATTCCTCTAAATTCATAACTTGCAAATCAATATTCATATTTTTTGCTAAAGGAACTACAATTGGAGAAACCTTCAAGCAATGAGGACAGGTTGTTTTATAAAAATAGACTATTTTTTCTTTGTGATTTGAAAGGTCTTGTTGCAATTGTTCTGGTTTAATTTGATTCTGATAATAATTTATCTTTTCTGTACTTGTTGTTTTTTCGCTTTTCGGTTCCTTATTTGTGATAAAAGTAATAACTGCAAATACCAATATAATAGCGGTACTAAAAATAAGCATTCTTTTCATATACTTCTTCTCTCCTTGCTTATTTTAATAAGGATAAAACTGCAAATAACAATGATAAGAAAGGCTATTAGAGCGAGCAGTGGAATCGTAATAAATCCAAACCAGTCTAAATAGTCTCCTGTACAAGGTATTCTTCCACATGTTGCTCCATTTGTAGAAAAAAAGAATACTTTTTGAAGCAAATAATGATAGATAGATATACATGCTCCTACAATGGCAATGATTAAACTGTAAATTCCAATTTTATAATCCTTTCGTATAATAGCTGCTCCTAATAAGACCACTAGTGGATACATGAGAATACGTTGATACCAACATAATGTACATGGTTCATATTTCATTACTTCAGAAAGATACAAACTGCCAATGGTCGCGATAAAAGCAACAGCCCATGCGTTGAACAATATGTATTCCAGTTTTTTTTCTTTATTATCCATGATCTCACCTTCCCTATTTGAAACATACAAATGCTCATATATAGAGCATTTGCAATGACAATAACCGTTTCAAAAGTTATTATAAATTAGTGATTCATTATTTCGAATACTTCCATCATGTTTCTCAACAACCTGCCTATTGAGAAACTTTTTCATATAAATTGATGAACAATAAAAAGCGTATTCGTTTCATTAAGTTTCATTACATACAAACTTGAACAAAATAAAAAGAGTGAAACAGCTATACTGTTCACTCTTTAGGACGATTCGTTTACTATTCTCATTCTTGTTTAATTGCCATACATCATTATTTCCTGTTTCTAATTTCCTTTTGTATTTTTCTTAGTGCTTTTTTCGATCCTCGTTCTATATCATGCTGTAGTTTTCGATCTTTATAAGTAATGAATAATGTATCTAAGTCGTACCCCTCTGGGTATAATTCAGTTGCTTTCAATTCCAGAGCGACTCGCTTACAATTCACTTCAATAAATTCTTCATTATATAGCACCACGATGTTATAAAAATTGTCTTTTTCCTTATATACAATCCCGTAATCATCGTACTCTAATAATTTTACTTTGTCCCCTTTCTCGAATTCATACTGTTCTTCTTTTTTCACTATGACCATTTTCGGTTTCTTTATTTTGTTTTCTTGCACTCGCTCTAAGCTATAATCTTTATTTTCCATATAATTCTTTGCTCGATCTAAAACACTTTCTCTTACATTCATTTTCTTAGAAATCCAAAGGGCGTTACTTTCTCCAGATTTTCCGATGATAAGCTTATACATCGGCTCTATTGTTTCATTATTAAATTGCATTGCCGCATTCATAAAATCACTATGAATTTCTGAAAAACGTTTAATTTCACCATAATGAGTCGTAGCAATTGTCATACATCCCATATGATAAAATTCTTCTAAAATGGAAATTGCCAGTGCAGCACCTTCATTTGGCTCTGTACCGCTACCAATTTCATCAAATAATAGCAGCGTGCTATTATTGGCTTCCCTCATAATTTCTGAAATATTTTTCATATGAGATGAAAAGGTACTTAATGCATTTTCAATACTTTGGTTATCACCAATATCAACAAAGATATTCTCAAAAAGCGAAATCTCTGTAGCTTTATCTGCAACAATATGAAACCCTGACATCGTCGCTAAAGTTAGTAATCCAATTGTTTTCAGCACAATTGTTTTCCCACCAGCATTTGGCCCTGTTATAACCAAGCTGCGATAATCTTTCCCGATTTCAAAATTCAATGGTACAATCTTTCCTTGTAACAGCGGATGTTTACATTCAACCAACTTTATATATCCGTGATTATTTAACTTAGGTTCTATCCCACCAATATGTTTGCTAAATTTAGCTTTCGCAAACACCATATCATATTGACTGATGAGTTCAATATTAATCTTGATATCACTCATTTCTTCATATACCATTCCTGATAAGGTTGCTAATATTTGATACTCTTCCATTGCCTCTTCCGCTTTTAAACTTGCTAACTCCACGTTTAATTTCGTAATTATAGTCGGTTCCATAAAAACAGTTGAACCTTTAGAAGAAACTTCAACAATCGTTCCTGCAACTTGATTTTTGTAAGAAGCCTTAATCGGAATTGTATATCTGTCGTCTTTTTTACTTATAAAGAATTCTTGAATATATTTCTTATTTGCACTACTATTTAAAAACTTATTTAATCGCTCTTTAATCTTTTCTTCCGTTGTTTCAATTTGGTTTCTAATTCGTTTCAATTCTTTACTTGCCGCAGAATCTACACTGTTCCCTTTAATGGAAAAGTTTATCTCTTCTTCAATACTTATAAACTCCGACATCGAATACGCATATGAACTTAATACTGGTGCAAAGAATTCTTTATCCAGCATGAATTTCTTAATTTTTCTACATCCTCTTAAAAAGTCCGATATGCTAACTAACTCTGTTGGATCTATAATCATACCCTTTTCAAGTTTTTGAATGATACTTTCAATATTAGAGATGCCCAAAAATGGCACATGACTTTCCGCATCTAATATAGCTCTTGCTTCCGTCGTTTCATTTAATCTATTTTTCACTACCTTAGCATTAGAACTCGGTTGTAACTTATCAAGCAATTGTTTGCCAAGTCCACTTACACAATAAGACTTCACAATTTCCTTTAACTCGTTATACTGCAACTTTTCAAATGTGATTGTATTCATTTTCATTCTCCTCACTATGATTTCATCATATATGAAGATACCTAATCATTAGATTTCAACGGGTTTCTTTAAAAATGAACATAAAAAAGCTGTGGGGATACCACAGCTTTACTTACATTACAAGGCAAGTGTAAAATAACGCATTATTAAATAAACCAACATTTTAAAAATGTATCGTTACTCCATAACACATACGATTACATGCTTTATAAAGTATTGTAGGTATCTTCATAGGTTTTGAAATAAATCCATGACAAATCTAGGGGTATAGAACGCTATAAAAATCCCCTGTCATCATTAGATTCATTTCATTAAATTTTTCCTATTTAGAACCTACCGCACTCACAAAAAGCACCTCTCATAATTTATGATTATTTTCATTGAAATCTAATTTATTGAAGTTATCATACTATATGCTTTGAAATAAGTAAAGGTACTTCTGTACGCTCATTTAGTTCGTTACCATTGTTTCACTTCTACACTACTTTAGTCGTAAGTATATTTACTTATGTATGACTAAACGTATTACGGATGTTTTCTTATCCATATTTATATACAATATATATGTACAAATTGTCTTGTTACACAGTAAAGCGTACAAGGAGAGATTCCAATGACAGAATTACAAAAGTACTTCTTTGCAAGATTGAATCTAAAAGAAAAAGAATCTATCGCATTTGAAGATTTAAGTGAACTTCTTATTTCAATGGCGCAAGCAGTTCCGTTTGAGAATTTAGATATTGTTAAAGGAAACGTAAAAGCAATTTCTAAAGAAAATCTTCAAGAAAAAATTTTAATCAACCAGCGTGGTGGCCTTTGTTATGAACTAAATCCGATTATGTATTATTTCCTGAAAGATTGTTGCTTCGATGTTCATTTAGTCTCAGGAACTGTTTATGATTCAGCATCAGAAACTTGGGCTGTTGATGAAGGGCATGTAGCAACTGTTTTAATACATAATAACGAACTATATTTAATTGAAGTTGGATTCGGTTCATTCCTTCCCCTTATCCCGGTTCCATTCACTGGCGAAGTTGTTCATTCTGTTACAGGAGACTATCGCA
This region includes:
- a CDS encoding quinone oxidoreductase — encoded protein: MKALCFKEFGNADVLKYKEVSDPIINPNEILVRTKAIGLNFADIYRRRGAYHLAGKPPYILGYEGSGIVEQIGSEVTNVNIGDHIAFADVPFANAELVAVPMEKAIPLPDGISFKIASSVLLQGLTAHYLTKDSYEIKIGDTILIHAAAGGVGQLLIQITKMLGGKVIGLTSSPQKAAAAYSAGADHVFLYEGPWPEKVMEVTSDRGVDVVYESVGSTLSDSFQVTRIGGTVVFYGMAGGDPAPVDPRMLMDTSKTLTGGDLWNVLTTYEEREKRSKQLFDWITAGKLKIADPTTFSLMNGAEAHRLLESRKSTGKILLLP
- a CDS encoding thioredoxin family protein, with protein sequence MKRMLIFSTAIILVFAVITFITNKEPKSEKTTSTEKINYYQNQIKPEQLQQDLSNHKEKIVYFYKTTCPHCLKVSPIVVPLAKNMNIDLQVMNLEEYQQGWDMFQIKGTPTIISYKNGKEMNRILGEQSRETFQAWFENNK
- a CDS encoding disulfide oxidoreductase: MDNKEKKLEYILFNAWAVAFIATIGSLYLSEVMKYEPCTLCWYQRILMYPLVVLLGAAIIRKDYKIGIYSLIIAIVGACISIYHYLLQKVFFFSTNGATCGRIPCTGDYLDWFGFITIPLLALIAFLIIVICSFILIKISKERRSI
- a CDS encoding endonuclease MutS2, which encodes MNTITFEKLQYNELKEIVKSYCVSGLGKQLLDKLQPSSNAKVVKNRLNETTEARAILDAESHVPFLGISNIESIIQKLEKGMIIDPTELVSISDFLRGCRKIKKFMLDKEFFAPVLSSYAYSMSEFISIEEEINFSIKGNSVDSAASKELKRIRNQIETTEEKIKERLNKFLNSSANKKYIQEFFISKKDDRYTIPIKASYKNQVAGTIVEVSSKGSTVFMEPTIITKLNVELASLKAEEAMEEYQILATLSGMVYEEMSDIKINIELISQYDMVFAKAKFSKHIGGIEPKLNNHGYIKLVECKHPLLQGKIVPLNFEIGKDYRSLVITGPNAGGKTIVLKTIGLLTLATMSGFHIVADKATEISLFENIFVDIGDNQSIENALSTFSSHMKNISEIMREANNSTLLLFDEIGSGTEPNEGAALAISILEEFYHMGCMTIATTHYGEIKRFSEIHSDFMNAAMQFNNETIEPMYKLIIGKSGESNALWISKKMNVRESVLDRAKNYMENKDYSLERVQENKIKKPKMVIVKKEEQYEFEKGDKVKLLEYDDYGIVYKEKDNFYNIVVLYNEEFIEVNCKRVALELKATELYPEGYDLDTLFITYKDRKLQHDIERGSKKALRKIQKEIRNRK
- a CDS encoding arylamine N-acetyltransferase, coding for MTELQKYFFARLNLKEKESIAFEDLSELLISMAQAVPFENLDIVKGNVKAISKENLQEKILINQRGGLCYELNPIMYYFLKDCCFDVHLVSGTVYDSASETWAVDEGHVATVLIHNNELYLIEVGFGSFLPLIPVPFTGEVVHSVTGDYRIRKETTEKGTYILEMRKNNDFLDVASSEEWKLGYAFDIEKIDEQKLNQAQKIIVEHERSPFNKVPIVVKLTDDGHVSLTKDSFTRTKNGEKSKELITEQQYTELLHTVFGIKL